The proteins below are encoded in one region of bacterium:
- a CDS encoding lysylphosphatidylglycerol synthase transmembrane domain-containing protein has translation MKKFLQNLVPWLIAAAILFYLFRKMPPAQVAASLREVNLPFFLGFGLFYFLLIGSIDTWGLSRVLSRFAAPVGFIELLPARGVSYLVALVNYNAGQAGIAFYLKRTKGASLFKTLGAIFFIAIVDLYWVIFLAFLGTFLMKVEYAGIDVQSWVRRVSYVSLAALFLHLAFWRGWFGKLLPKAMHFRVGDWLRGRHLFQAFHHATLGDYLRIALLRLPIHATIITAFWFVVRLGGAEIAFRDVVAAVPIVLLMGALPLTPGGLGATQLATVELLKSHTRTPPGVPAAELLLALSLSWMALNYLLKALAGLVMLRRGSRELFRETADDAARSEEL, from the coding sequence ATGAAAAAATTCCTCCAAAACCTCGTCCCCTGGCTGATCGCGGCGGCCATCCTGTTCTATCTTTTCCGCAAGATGCCGCCGGCCCAAGTCGCGGCCAGCCTACGGGAGGTGAACCTGCCCTTCTTCCTCGGGTTCGGGCTCTTTTATTTTCTGCTCATCGGCAGCATCGACACCTGGGGCCTGTCCCGAGTTTTGAGCCGTTTCGCGGCCCCGGTCGGCTTCATCGAGCTGCTGCCGGCCCGGGGCGTCAGCTACCTGGTCGCGCTGGTCAACTACAACGCCGGCCAAGCCGGGATCGCCTTCTATTTGAAGCGGACCAAGGGCGCGAGCCTCTTCAAGACCCTGGGCGCCATCTTCTTCATCGCCATCGTCGACCTCTATTGGGTGATCTTCCTGGCCTTTCTCGGCACTTTCCTGATGAAGGTCGAGTACGCCGGCATCGACGTCCAAAGCTGGGTGCGCCGAGTTTCTTACGTCTCGCTGGCCGCCCTCTTCCTCCACCTCGCCTTCTGGCGCGGATGGTTCGGCAAGCTCCTGCCCAAGGCCATGCACTTCCGGGTCGGCGATTGGCTGCGCGGCCGCCATCTCTTCCAAGCTTTCCATCACGCCACGCTCGGCGATTATTTGCGGATCGCCCTGCTCCGGCTCCCGATCCACGCCACCATCATCACCGCCTTCTGGTTCGTGGTCCGCTTGGGCGGAGCCGAGATCGCCTTTCGCGACGTCGTCGCCGCGGTGCCGATCGTCCTGCTGATGGGCGCGCTGCCGCTGACTCCCGGCGGCCTCGGCGCCACCCAGCTCGCCACCGTGGAGCTGCTCAAGAGCCACACCCGCACGCCGCCGGGAGTGCCGGCCGCCGAATTGCTGCTGGCATTGTCCCTTTCCTGGATGGCGCTGAACTACCTGCTCAAGGCATTGGCCGGACTCGTCATGCTGCGCCGCGGCTCGCGCGAGCTGTTTCGCGAAACCGCCGATGATGCAGCGCGTAGTGAGGAACTTTAG
- a CDS encoding SUMF1/EgtB/PvdO family nonheme iron enzyme has protein sequence MNFPILKFLPGSYSSELRASAAPLPPPANQAKREKIGDRDHLAAIRSARHPSSVSRGSWGTPWSYTPWALFSSLQGCSHHPPVDVDTTHSDGGKGEVDDGGVSDDGAAPDAGQGGASDAGDGGSPGAICQVKYPLAVLFYDCVDMADSGAEPTRVCLSERLFAGDVEATKDWIRRGLDLSMGMYARGCSPLAVEFVLMTPSRVLNAVVDSPEIEFNASSFEGLNYYLLKADLAPLEADIVASGEDPLRFAGYLVLNAWNNDLMAPDTPQTYPLSYRTNPPFALIHGHITNSYNVEKPGQLRSFLPHEFMHALLEVAQHHGFNGLIHPHEYSEYCPHLGGARWMCSLERDALGNPLRPQDWSNMLGALGSSVMCDDESFVQLCQPPSEPLACEGVTCPTLHGYSASCNEQGSCEYHRNSIAEPWQEYDRWIYVPAGASFMMGTDEEAPFHQASESPQHEVQFQEGYFIGKYEVPVEAHEACVAAGDCNSRLTGHWDTGGWGMNTSLSRPLHPANFLTWGGAMDVCNFIRPGARAPSMAEWEYAARGPLSLTYPHGNDAPLCSDQQAVFNESGSVSGFGCGAGGTYPVNAFLGISSIGAYHMAGNLWEWTEECWHPDYSADPGNENGLPINAPCESKYDMDLRGGGYNDGIQNLRGAARFQIHQGTRNANIGARCSLQHYWGY, from the coding sequence TTGAACTTTCCCATTTTAAAATTTCTACCCGGTTCATATTCTTCGGAATTGCGGGCTTCGGCCGCGCCCCTTCCACCTCCGGCAAATCAAGCCAAGCGCGAGAAAATAGGCGACCGCGATCATTTGGCGGCAATCCGTTCGGCTCGCCATCCGAGCTCCGTCTCTCGGGGAAGCTGGGGAACCCCTTGGTCTTACACTCCATGGGCTTTGTTTTCGAGCCTGCAGGGTTGCAGTCACCATCCTCCCGTGGACGTGGACACGACCCATTCAGACGGGGGGAAGGGCGAGGTCGATGATGGGGGTGTTTCTGATGACGGCGCCGCTCCGGATGCCGGTCAAGGCGGAGCATCGGATGCCGGGGACGGTGGCAGCCCCGGTGCCATCTGCCAGGTCAAATATCCCTTAGCCGTATTATTTTACGATTGTGTCGATATGGCCGACTCCGGTGCGGAACCCACCCGGGTGTGTCTTTCGGAAAGACTGTTTGCCGGCGATGTCGAGGCGACAAAAGATTGGATTCGGCGGGGCCTGGACCTCTCCATGGGCATGTATGCTCGAGGCTGCTCTCCGCTGGCAGTCGAGTTTGTCTTGATGACGCCCTCAAGGGTTCTAAACGCCGTAGTGGATTCTCCCGAAATCGAGTTTAACGCGAGTTCGTTTGAGGGACTCAATTATTACCTTTTAAAAGCCGACCTCGCGCCGTTGGAAGCGGATATTGTGGCTTCGGGCGAGGATCCGCTGCGGTTTGCCGGGTATTTGGTGCTCAACGCTTGGAATAACGACTTGATGGCGCCGGATACTCCTCAAACTTACCCATTGAGTTATCGCACCAATCCTCCCTTTGCATTGATTCACGGTCACATCACGAATTCCTACAATGTCGAGAAGCCGGGGCAGCTCAGATCCTTTTTGCCCCATGAATTCATGCATGCCTTGCTCGAAGTTGCCCAGCACCATGGATTCAATGGCCTCATTCATCCTCACGAATATTCCGAATACTGTCCTCACCTCGGCGGTGCCCGTTGGATGTGCTCCTTGGAGCGCGACGCTTTGGGTAACCCATTAAGACCCCAAGATTGGAGCAATATGCTCGGGGCTCTGGGGTCCAGCGTGATGTGCGATGACGAGAGCTTCGTCCAGCTCTGTCAACCGCCTTCTGAACCGCTTGCATGCGAAGGAGTCACTTGCCCCACTCTTCACGGCTATTCGGCCTCGTGTAACGAGCAAGGGTCTTGTGAATACCATCGAAATTCGATCGCCGAACCTTGGCAGGAATACGATCGGTGGATATATGTTCCAGCGGGCGCATCTTTTATGATGGGAACCGATGAAGAGGCCCCCTTTCATCAAGCCTCCGAGTCTCCACAGCATGAGGTTCAATTTCAGGAAGGCTATTTCATCGGTAAATACGAAGTGCCGGTTGAAGCCCATGAAGCCTGCGTGGCGGCAGGAGATTGCAACTCACGGTTGACTGGCCATTGGGATACCGGAGGTTGGGGAATGAATACTTCCCTAAGCCGCCCTTTGCATCCCGCCAATTTTCTAACTTGGGGTGGCGCCATGGATGTTTGCAATTTTATCCGGCCTGGCGCCCGAGCTCCGAGCATGGCCGAATGGGAATATGCGGCCCGAGGCCCTCTTTCGCTGACCTATCCTCATGGCAACGACGCTCCCCTCTGTTCCGACCAGCAGGCTGTTTTTAATGAATCGGGCTCAGTTTCCGGCTTTGGTTGTGGTGCCGGGGGCACTTATCCGGTGAATGCCTTTCTCGGGATCTCCTCGATAGGCGCTTACCATATGGCGGGCAATCTTTGGGAATGGACAGAGGAGTGTTGGCATCCCGACTATTCGGCGGACCCCGGAAACGAAAACGGTTTGCCGATCAATGCTCCTTGTGAGTCCAAATACGACATGGACCTTCGGGGTGGGGGGTATAACGATGGGATACAAAACCTCCGAGGGGCCGCTCGGTTTCAAATACACCAGGGCACCAGGAATGCCAATATCGGCGCGAGATGTTCCTTGCAGCATTATTGGGGCTACTGA
- the nadC gene encoding carboxylating nicotinate-nucleotide diphosphorylase → MDKPRADTPLPDPPPQGGRARLRALVLAALREDAAFADRTTRAIVPKNRQAKAILLAKQDLVLCGLEVAELAFRLLDPKIRFRPKAKDGQRLKRGTVFAELQGSARAILSAERVALNFLQRLSGIATLTRRYVEAAKGSRAKILDTRKTTPGLRWLERYAVRAGGGFNHRFDLKSAAMAKDNHLVAAGSVSEALRRLQVAKIRLPVIVEVKNRRELEEAMKAGARHVLLDNMKPPQLREAVRIAAGRCRLEASGGVKLQTVGKIAKTGVDFISVGALTHSAPAVDISLEITAMLRSR, encoded by the coding sequence ATGGACAAACCCCGCGCCGATACCCCTCTCCCCGACCCTCCCCCGCAAGGGGGGAGGGCGAGACTGCGTGCGCTCGTTCTCGCCGCCCTCCGTGAGGACGCTGCCTTCGCCGACCGGACCACCCGAGCCATTGTCCCCAAAAACCGGCAAGCCAAGGCCATCTTGCTAGCCAAGCAAGACCTGGTCCTCTGCGGGCTCGAGGTCGCCGAGCTTGCCTTTCGCCTCCTCGATCCCAAAATCCGTTTTCGGCCCAAGGCCAAGGACGGCCAAAGGCTGAAGCGCGGGACCGTTTTCGCCGAGCTCCAAGGCTCGGCTCGCGCCATCCTCTCGGCCGAGCGGGTCGCCTTGAATTTCCTCCAGCGGCTCTCGGGCATCGCGACCCTGACCCGGCGTTACGTCGAGGCGGCGAAGGGTAGCCGGGCTAAAATCCTGGATACCCGAAAAACCACGCCGGGACTGCGTTGGCTGGAGCGCTACGCCGTGCGGGCCGGCGGTGGCTTCAATCATCGCTTCGACCTGAAATCGGCCGCCATGGCCAAGGACAATCACCTGGTGGCGGCCGGCTCGGTGAGCGAGGCCTTGCGGCGCCTTCAGGTCGCCAAAATCCGGCTGCCGGTCATCGTCGAGGTCAAGAACCGGCGGGAGTTGGAGGAGGCCATGAAGGCCGGCGCCCGTCATGTCCTGCTCGACAACATGAAGCCGCCCCAGCTCCGCGAAGCGGTGCGAATCGCGGCCGGGCGTTGCCGCTTGGAAGCCTCGGGCGGCGTCAAGCTCCAGACCGTCGGCAAGATCGCCAAGACCGGCGTCGACTTCATCTCGGTCGGGGCTCTGACCCATTCGGCGCCGGCCGTCGATATTTCCCTTGAAATCACGGCGATGTTGCGGTCTCGTTAA
- a CDS encoding class I SAM-dependent methyltransferase — protein sequence MKCVVCDSLDTFPFLRFERNPQVRSSWGVPSVSQTIYKCRACALQFTDRQVSMEEEEGMYDRSYQEKMAGSGGASERTTGAPEQSQRRVELVKKHAASGDLLDVGCSTGIFLEKARAAGFAVWGLDLSEYACQAARTRLGLGEDRIVQSGIAGARILDQRKFDVITAWDVIEHCAQPREDLARMAAALKPGGILVLRTPNTSSIFFQTALWLSRATLGRVKFPLLSLYHSDHLVYFNPRSLGRMLERAGLKVEASVADPLLWKRFRYCECQRGPLVNAGIGSLYFLGRAVGSGHGFIAVARAP from the coding sequence ATGAAATGCGTGGTTTGCGACAGCCTGGACACCTTTCCTTTTCTGCGCTTCGAGCGCAACCCCCAGGTTCGCTCGAGCTGGGGCGTTCCCTCGGTGTCCCAGACCATCTACAAGTGCCGGGCCTGCGCCCTCCAATTCACCGATCGCCAGGTGTCGATGGAAGAGGAGGAGGGGATGTACGACCGAAGCTATCAAGAGAAGATGGCCGGCTCCGGCGGCGCGAGCGAGCGGACGACCGGAGCCCCCGAGCAATCGCAGCGCCGGGTCGAGCTGGTGAAAAAGCACGCGGCTTCCGGCGACCTGCTGGATGTGGGCTGCTCGACCGGAATCTTTTTGGAAAAGGCCCGGGCGGCGGGCTTTGCGGTCTGGGGCCTCGATCTTTCGGAATACGCCTGTCAGGCCGCGCGGACCCGCTTGGGTTTGGGCGAGGACCGGATCGTCCAATCCGGCATCGCCGGCGCCCGGATCCTCGACCAGCGGAAGTTCGACGTCATCACCGCCTGGGACGTCATCGAGCATTGCGCTCAGCCGCGCGAGGATTTGGCGCGGATGGCGGCGGCGCTTAAGCCCGGCGGTATCCTGGTGCTGCGGACGCCGAACACCTCGTCGATTTTCTTCCAAACCGCGCTCTGGCTCTCCCGGGCGACTTTGGGCCGGGTGAAATTTCCGCTGCTCTCGCTCTATCATTCGGATCACCTGGTTTATTTCAATCCGCGGTCCTTGGGCCGGATGCTGGAGCGGGCCGGGCTCAAGGTTGAGGCCTCAGTGGCCGACCCCTTGCTCTGGAAGCGCTTCCGCTACTGCGAATGTCAGCGCGGCCCGCTGGTCAACGCCGGCATCGGCTCGCTTTATTTTCTGGGGCGGGCGGTGGGCAGCGGGCATGGGTTTATCGCGGTGGCGCGGGCTCCCTGA
- a CDS encoding glycosyltransferase family 39 protein — translation MKMDRGFMQHYDIYHYRIIQRPEKVLVDYVWEDNPALWNSHRTRIIYRLPLHIQPPLYPTLIWISHNIFQPEAPYSSVAANFGRRVVSHPPWDLAKAQFYAIFVSFFFSLGTLALAYLFCLRFFSFREGLLTVAILATSPVDIAVGTKLYADGVLSFLTFLSLFLYFLSLDRKGSKAILLASLAGLSLGLAYLTKVSGILFAFGFLVATIFHPKFLVERLNSVLLLIAGTAALAVASPWLALNYHYYGSIFAGTPADPGNSWYRYVFGRPLRAYPLGLFWFAPPLLAGIVAGLASLAAPRRRWREFTLFAMAVFYMAMFMVFARTGTAGVEDRYLLPIYPLLAVLAGVGLVAVIQRIPGRHLRKAAYGLLILGLLASAARSAEIGLSYSFRAMVVFKPFGY, via the coding sequence ATGAAAATGGATCGCGGCTTCATGCAACACTACGACATTTACCACTACCGCATCATCCAACGGCCGGAAAAAGTGCTGGTGGATTATGTCTGGGAAGACAATCCTGCTCTTTGGAATTCCCACCGCACCCGCATCATTTATCGGCTGCCCCTGCACATCCAGCCGCCTCTGTACCCAACTCTCATCTGGATTTCTCACAATATTTTTCAGCCCGAGGCTCCCTACTCATCGGTGGCCGCCAATTTCGGCAGAAGGGTGGTCTCCCACCCGCCCTGGGACCTAGCCAAAGCCCAATTTTACGCAATATTCGTATCTTTCTTTTTCTCATTGGGAACCTTGGCCCTCGCCTACCTCTTCTGCCTGCGGTTCTTTTCCTTTCGCGAAGGCTTGCTGACGGTTGCCATCCTGGCGACTTCGCCGGTCGACATTGCGGTTGGGACCAAGCTTTACGCCGATGGAGTTTTGTCCTTCCTGACCTTTCTTAGCCTTTTTCTATATTTCCTCAGTCTGGACCGGAAAGGGTCGAAAGCCATTCTCTTGGCTTCTCTGGCGGGCTTGAGCTTGGGCCTGGCTTATTTGACTAAAGTCAGCGGCATTCTTTTCGCGTTCGGATTCCTGGTCGCCACAATCTTTCATCCCAAATTCCTGGTCGAGCGGCTCAACTCGGTCTTGCTGCTGATCGCGGGGACGGCCGCTCTAGCCGTCGCCTCGCCCTGGCTCGCCTTGAACTATCATTATTACGGATCTATATTCGCCGGCACACCGGCGGACCCCGGCAACTCTTGGTATCGCTATGTCTTCGGCCGCCCGCTCCGAGCCTACCCCCTAGGTCTGTTTTGGTTTGCGCCACCACTCTTGGCCGGAATCGTCGCCGGCCTGGCTTCTCTCGCGGCCCCGCGCCGACGTTGGCGGGAATTCACCCTGTTCGCCATGGCTGTTTTCTACATGGCCATGTTCATGGTCTTCGCCCGAACCGGGACCGCCGGAGTCGAAGACCGCTATCTTTTGCCGATTTACCCCTTGCTCGCGGTACTAGCTGGAGTTGGGCTTGTCGCTGTTATCCAACGAATCCCCGGAAGGCACTTGCGCAAAGCCGCTTACGGATTATTGATCCTGGGCTTGCTCGCTTCAGCGGCGCGTTCCGCGGAGATCGGATTGAGTTACAGCTTCAGGGCTATGGTGGTATTCAAGCCCTTCGGATATTGA
- a CDS encoding AI-2E family transporter: MASNSAKTEQRAFILLLVAMLAIGAYLLWPFVQTLLMSGILAVLFYPLHNKILRWLKGRQNLAALASVFAVILFIFIPIAVLLMLVTTQLASLVASSNIEISQSTFSGLLASVQQKAAFWVAKFEYVSGLDFDLVPWIQRGVTRIAQTLAQYSPAVLAGTANVFLHLFIMVIVMYYFFRDGSNFFDLLIKLSPVKDQYERRLAKEIRDTINGVFYGNFMTGLVQAILSTFGYYFAGIPAYFVWGVITFFMSFLPMLGTGIVIIPLIIALLVQGKIQGAVILGVFGIVIGMADNVLRPMLTRSNMHPLILFLSFFGGLAVFGPIGILVGPMVMAMLTATVRIYSKDFTAYGESKLERG; this comes from the coding sequence ATGGCTTCGAATTCCGCAAAAACCGAGCAGCGGGCTTTCATCCTGCTTTTAGTCGCGATGCTGGCCATCGGCGCCTATCTGCTGTGGCCCTTCGTCCAAACCTTGCTGATGAGCGGCATCCTGGCCGTCCTCTTCTATCCGCTCCACAATAAGATCCTGCGTTGGCTCAAGGGCCGCCAAAATTTGGCGGCGCTCGCTTCGGTCTTCGCGGTCATCCTCTTCATCTTCATTCCGATCGCCGTCTTGCTGATGCTGGTGACGACTCAGCTCGCCTCCTTGGTGGCCTCCAGCAATATCGAAATCTCGCAGAGCACCTTCTCGGGCCTCTTGGCCAGCGTCCAGCAAAAGGCGGCCTTTTGGGTGGCGAAGTTCGAGTACGTCTCGGGCCTCGACTTCGACCTGGTGCCCTGGATTCAGCGCGGCGTGACCCGGATCGCCCAGACCTTGGCCCAGTATTCGCCGGCGGTCTTGGCCGGGACGGCCAACGTCTTCCTGCATCTCTTCATCATGGTCATCGTGATGTATTATTTCTTCCGCGACGGCAGCAATTTCTTCGACTTGCTGATCAAGCTCTCGCCGGTCAAGGACCAGTACGAGCGCCGCCTGGCCAAGGAGATCCGCGACACGATCAACGGCGTCTTTTACGGCAATTTCATGACCGGCCTGGTTCAGGCCATCCTCTCGACCTTCGGCTATTACTTCGCGGGAATTCCGGCCTACTTCGTCTGGGGCGTCATCACCTTCTTCATGTCCTTCTTGCCGATGCTGGGCACCGGCATCGTCATCATCCCTCTCATCATCGCCCTTCTGGTGCAGGGCAAGATCCAAGGCGCCGTCATCCTGGGGGTCTTCGGCATCGTCATCGGCATGGCCGACAACGTGCTCCGGCCGATGCTGACCCGGAGCAATATGCACCCGCTGATCCTTTTCTTGAGCTTCTTCGGCGGCTTGGCGGTCTTCGGGCCGATCGGCATCCTGGTGGGACCGATGGTGATGGCGATGCTGACCGCGACGGTGCGGATCTACTCCAAGGACTTCACGGCTTACGGCGAAAGCAAATTGGAGCGGGGCTAA
- a CDS encoding valine--tRNA ligase: protein MSAPQQDEIPKVYEPQNVEKAWWAAWEKAGVFSAPDEAPAGKDPYCIVIPPPNVTGSLHMGHALNNTLQDILIRFHRMEGRPTLWVFGMDHAGIATQNVVERQLRSEGKTRDDLGREAFVQRVWKWKEESGGSIRNQLKKLGCSLDYAHERFTMDEGLSQAVREVFVRLYEEGKIYRAQRLINWCPRCHTALSDLEVDHQEVSGHLWHIRYPLEADPQDFIVVATTRPETLLGDTAVAVHPGDKRYKHWIGKRLELPLTKRLIPILADEMVDPSFGSGAVKVTPAHDFNDFELGNRHGLERVQVFDESGRMNEEAGIFAGQDRFEARTNVVKALEEQGLLVKVEDYKTSVGHCYRCKTVVEPYLSMQWFVKTAELAKPAIEAVRQGHTRIVPAQWENTYFNWMENIRDWCISRQIWWGHRIPAWYCGRCAESKHPSDGVIVSRTDLKLCPHCGHNDLRQESDVLDTWFSSALWPFSTLGWPEKTPRLATYYPTSALVTGFDIIFFWVARMMMMGIHFTGQVPFRDVYIHALIRDAQGQKMSKSKGNVIDPLEVMEKFGTDAFRFTLAAFAAQGRDIKLSEERILGYRNFCNKVWNAARFVLSTASSLADLEGLKKIDFEASRLELKQDVSRWILAKLSSAVEEVRWSLAEYRFNDAAMAAYHFFWGTYCDWFLELIKAGLKSEKPEDAGMKREFATVAVFILDQSLRLLHPFMPFISEDLWQRIAPRQDALLATSAFPQVLPKDQRQALAASEAKIEALTALVDKLRQIRKETGISDQASLKKAVLFTGDAALAGQLPEILPYVANLGKVGELVLNEAAIKSEKGVARGVTRFRDLSVWVDLKGVVDLAKERQRQEKELARLQNGLNSTLKMLGNQEFVAKAPPELLEEKKVAEAEYRQKIKEIEEALSLL, encoded by the coding sequence ATGTCCGCCCCCCAACAAGACGAGATTCCCAAAGTCTACGAACCGCAGAACGTCGAGAAGGCCTGGTGGGCCGCCTGGGAAAAGGCCGGCGTTTTTTCGGCCCCCGACGAGGCCCCGGCGGGGAAAGACCCTTATTGCATCGTCATTCCGCCGCCCAACGTCACCGGCTCGCTCCACATGGGCCATGCCCTCAACAACACCCTCCAGGATATTTTGATCCGTTTCCACCGGATGGAAGGGCGGCCGACCCTTTGGGTCTTCGGGATGGACCACGCCGGCATCGCCACCCAAAACGTGGTCGAACGCCAGCTGCGCTCCGAAGGCAAAACCCGCGACGACCTCGGCCGGGAGGCCTTCGTGCAAAGGGTTTGGAAATGGAAGGAAGAGTCGGGCGGCTCGATCCGCAACCAGCTCAAGAAGCTGGGCTGCAGCCTCGATTACGCCCACGAGCGCTTCACGATGGACGAGGGCCTGTCGCAAGCGGTCCGCGAAGTTTTCGTCCGGCTCTATGAAGAGGGCAAGATCTACCGGGCTCAGCGCCTGATCAACTGGTGCCCGCGCTGCCATACCGCGCTCAGCGATCTCGAGGTCGACCACCAGGAGGTCTCGGGCCATCTCTGGCACATCCGCTATCCGCTGGAGGCCGATCCCCAGGATTTCATCGTCGTCGCCACCACCCGACCCGAGACCCTGCTCGGCGACACCGCGGTGGCGGTCCATCCCGGCGACAAGCGCTACAAGCATTGGATCGGGAAGCGGCTGGAGCTGCCGCTGACCAAGCGGCTCATCCCGATCTTGGCCGACGAGATGGTCGACCCGAGCTTCGGCAGCGGGGCGGTCAAGGTGACGCCGGCCCATGACTTCAACGACTTCGAGCTGGGCAACCGCCACGGCTTGGAGCGGGTCCAGGTTTTCGACGAATCGGGCCGGATGAACGAAGAGGCCGGGATCTTCGCCGGCCAGGACCGCTTCGAGGCCCGGACCAACGTGGTCAAGGCTTTGGAGGAGCAAGGGCTCCTCGTCAAGGTCGAGGATTACAAGACCAGCGTCGGCCATTGCTATCGCTGCAAGACCGTGGTCGAGCCCTACCTCTCGATGCAGTGGTTCGTGAAGACGGCCGAGCTGGCCAAGCCGGCCATCGAGGCCGTCCGCCAAGGCCACACCCGGATCGTTCCCGCTCAGTGGGAAAACACCTATTTCAATTGGATGGAGAACATCCGCGATTGGTGCATTTCGCGCCAGATCTGGTGGGGCCACCGGATTCCGGCTTGGTACTGCGGGCGCTGCGCCGAGAGCAAGCATCCCAGCGACGGGGTCATCGTCTCCCGCACCGACCTCAAGCTCTGCCCCCACTGCGGCCACAACGACCTCCGGCAGGAGAGCGACGTCCTCGACACCTGGTTCTCCTCGGCCCTCTGGCCTTTTTCGACCTTGGGTTGGCCGGAGAAAACGCCGCGGCTTGCGACTTATTACCCGACCTCGGCCCTGGTCACCGGTTTCGACATCATCTTCTTCTGGGTGGCCCGGATGATGATGATGGGAATCCACTTCACCGGCCAGGTGCCCTTCCGCGACGTCTACATCCACGCCCTGATCCGCGACGCCCAGGGCCAGAAGATGAGCAAGAGCAAGGGCAACGTCATCGACCCGCTGGAGGTGATGGAGAAGTTCGGCACCGACGCCTTCCGCTTCACGCTGGCGGCCTTCGCCGCCCAGGGCCGGGACATCAAGCTCAGCGAGGAGCGGATCCTGGGCTATCGGAATTTCTGCAACAAGGTTTGGAACGCGGCTCGCTTCGTGCTCAGCACGGCCTCTTCCTTGGCCGACCTCGAAGGCCTGAAGAAGATCGACTTCGAGGCCTCTCGGCTCGAGCTCAAGCAAGACGTGAGCCGCTGGATCCTGGCCAAGCTGAGCTCGGCGGTGGAGGAGGTGCGCTGGAGCCTGGCCGAGTACCGCTTCAACGACGCCGCGATGGCGGCTTATCATTTCTTTTGGGGCACTTATTGCGATTGGTTCTTGGAGCTGATCAAGGCCGGGCTCAAGTCCGAAAAGCCCGAAGATGCCGGGATGAAGCGCGAGTTCGCCACGGTGGCGGTCTTCATCCTGGATCAAAGCCTGCGCCTGCTCCATCCCTTCATGCCCTTCATCAGCGAAGACCTTTGGCAGCGGATCGCTCCGCGCCAGGACGCTTTGCTCGCCACTTCGGCTTTTCCGCAGGTGTTGCCGAAAGATCAACGGCAAGCGTTGGCGGCTTCCGAGGCCAAGATCGAGGCCTTGACCGCGCTGGTCGACAAGCTCCGCCAGATCCGCAAGGAAACCGGCATTTCAGACCAGGCTTCGCTGAAGAAGGCGGTGCTCTTCACCGGCGATGCGGCCTTGGCCGGCCAGCTGCCCGAGATTCTTCCCTATGTCGCCAACCTCGGCAAGGTCGGCGAGCTGGTTTTGAACGAGGCCGCCATCAAGTCGGAAAAGGGCGTCGCCCGGGGCGTGACCCGCTTTCGCGATCTCTCGGTCTGGGTCGATCTCAAAGGCGTGGTCGATTTGGCCAAGGAAAGGCAGCGGCAGGAGAAAGAGCTGGCCCGGCTCCAGAACGGCCTCAACTCGACGCTGAAGATGCTCGGCAACCAGGAGTTCGTCGCCAAGGCGCCGCCCGAGCTGCTCGAAGAGAAGAAAGTCGCCGAGGCCGAGTACCGCCAGAAAATCAAGGAAATCGAAGAAGCCCTCAGCTTGCTCTAA
- a CDS encoding Rieske (2Fe-2S) protein — MANWIKAAKQQDIPAGTGVVADCGETAVALFNVGGEFHAVQNKCPHRGGPLGEGELNGQVVTCPWHAWSFDVCSGVNVDNPNSKLACYPVKLENDDVWVEV; from the coding sequence ATGGCGAACTGGATCAAAGCGGCCAAGCAGCAGGACATCCCCGCCGGCACCGGAGTGGTGGCCGATTGCGGTGAAACGGCGGTGGCCTTGTTCAACGTCGGCGGCGAATTTCACGCGGTCCAGAACAAATGCCCCCACCGCGGCGGTCCTTTGGGCGAAGGCGAGCTCAACGGCCAGGTGGTGACCTGTCCCTGGCACGCTTGGAGTTTCGACGTTTGCAGCGGGGTCAACGTGGACAATCCCAACTCCAAGCTGGCCTGTTATCCGGTGAAGTTGGAAAATGACGATGTCTGGGTCGAGGTTTAA